In Lathyrus oleraceus cultivar Zhongwan6 chromosome 2, CAAS_Psat_ZW6_1.0, whole genome shotgun sequence, the DNA window ACACACACTTTTTGAACGAGACAACTTCGATTCGACTCAGTTATTGCAGATGAATGAGTTAGCAGTTCCAAGTTTCGCCAACTCGGTTCCTATAAACTCGTTTCCTAGTTTTATGATAGAAAAAGAATGGGAGTCGTTTTTTAAGAGCTATGTAGAAGGCCTCAAAAAACCAGATGGCATTATAGTAAATTCATTTGAAGAGCTTGAATCACACGCAGTTCGCTCCTTTTTCTCTCATCCTGATCTAGCAGCTTTACCTATATATCCAGTTGGGCCTTTATTAAACCCTGAGCCCAAAACAAAGAACACTGGTGATTCAGATGATATTATCAAATGGCTTGATAATCAACCTCTTTCCTCTGTAGTTTTCCTCTGTTTCGGGACTCGGGGTTTTTTCTATGCAGACCAAATCCAAGAGATAGCACATGCTATTGAAAATAGTGGAGTTCGTTTTCTGTGGTCTCTACGTAAACCCTCGCCAAACGGTATTATGTCTTTGCCATCTGATTATCCACTTTCAGATTTGGTTTCTCTGTTACCCGAAGGATTTTTAGATCGGACAAGTGAAATTGGAAAGGTTATTGGTTGGGCTCCACAGACTCAAATACTAGCCCACCCTGCCACCGGAGGATTTGTCTCGCATTGTGGATGGAATTCCACACTTGAAAGCATATATTTTGGTGTGCCGATTGCGGCATGGCCTCTTTATGCGGAACAACAGGTGAATGCTTTTGAATTAGTGTGTGAGCTGAAATTAGGTGTGGAGATAGCATTGGACTATCGGGTGCAATTCAATGGTGAGCATAACTATGTTGTAACTGCAGAAAAGATTGAGAGAGGAATAAAGAGTGTGTTGTCCGAGGATGGAGAGTTACGAAAGAAAGTGAAAGAAATGAGTGAAAAGAGTAGAAAGACTTTATCAGAGAGAGGATTTTCCTACACTTATTTAGGTAGTTTGGTTGATTATATTATGAATCAAGTAAGAGATTAAATTATCCTAATACCGGCTTGCTTGAAGAAATTCAAGTGCTAGCTTGGAAATGGTTAAAGTCTAAGCTGTATGGTTTCAACTACTCCTTAAATCAATGGATTTTGAATCTATTGGAATGTTTCTAACTTCTTCGTATGGGAGTTTTTGTTGACACAAATACTATTTTGTATATTGCTCTCTTGTTTCTTGAAATGAGAATACAACCAAGTCTTTATATAGACCCCAAATGCCACATATTCAGCTTCACATATCGAAAGTGTTACTATCAGTTGCTTTTTAGAAAGTCATGTAAACGCAGTATTTCCTATTAAGAACACATATCCTGAGGTGTTTTTTCGACCGTCTATATCTCTGCACCAATCGCTATCGGAGTAATCAATCAATTTGTAATCTTCTGTTTTTGAGTAGAACATTCCAAATGACATCGTTCCTTGGATGTACCTTAGGATTTGCTTCAATGCCTTCCAATGTGAATATACTGACTCCTCCATGAATCGACTTACAATACCGACACTTGATGAAATCTCTGACCTTGTACATGTGAGATAGCAAAGACTTACTACTAGACTCATGTATCTACTTGCTTCGACATGTTCTCCTCCATCGAACTTCGACAGCTTTGCACCTGGTTGTTCCATTGGTGTCGAGACCGGGTTACGATCTTTCATTTTGTATTTTTTCAAGATTTCCTTTGCATATGTCTCATGTGATATAAAAATTCATGTTTCTACTTGTCTAACCTCCAGATCAAGAAAAAATCTCATCAAGCCCAAATTTGTCATCTCAAATTCCCGTGTCATTGTGCATTTGAATTCTTCTATCATTCGATCATTACTACCCAAAAAGATAAGATTATCGACATAGAGAGCAACAAGAAACTCAGTTCTTTCACATCCGACCTAAGAAGTTTTATTTACCACTAACAAAATTTGTGTTCGATTCCAACTTGTTACAATTTAATGAGGTTGATATGAGGATTCGAACCGAAGACCTAGTTCTCCCAAAAAAAAATTTAGCTTACCACTAAGTTGGGTAACAATCATTGTATTTAATTGAATATATGGTATATATATTTttgaaatatatatttttaagTGGGATTTGTTTTTAATTAGTCTATTCCTATACACATCAAAATCTTCTCCAGGATTTAGGTTTCGCACGTCAAAGTGTCATTTTCTCTATCTCTCATTGCAACTTCTGCCACTTTCTTGTTGCTGCCATCGATCGATTACTTTCACAACGTCTCATTTTCTTTTCTAGTgctactctctctctctctctctctctctctctctctctctctctctctctctctctctctctctctctctctctctctctctctctctctctctctctctctctctctctctctctctctctctctctctctccccccCTCCTTCCTTCTCTTCTCTTATAGTGTTAGGTTTTAACTTGTGTTACTAATGAAATTAAGAATCTTCGGTTTAGGGTATGGGATTTGAAATGTATCATACAATTTAAAAGGAATCATAAACCCTAGGTAAATGGATTGGGGGAAAGTATAGATTATGAGTAACCTAATTTCGTACACTATTTACTTGATTTTggtttgtttttgtttttacGGTTTAGCTCATTCTCTTTTTTCATCTATGCTTACATATTCAGGTTTTCTTCTCAGATTCGAAATGAGATTCAACTATTCAGGCTAAAGATATTGAATTTCGTCATTCCTCTTCACAAATTTTCAATTTCGTTAATCATTTAGTAAAGTAAAATCATCACTTTAATTTGTGGTAAGCGGTTCTCCCCCATTATTTTGGTTTACTCTGGTTTTTTAGACCTAGCCTATTTTTTTAGTTGTTGTGCTTGCTTCTATTTTACTATTTGGTAGAGATACATTTTATAGTGTAAAATTAAATTACCACACTACTCACTTTTAAGGTTATAGAGTCTTACTTTAATGAAAAATGATATTCTTACACTTAGTTCTACACCTACACCCATATTCTACTGTTCATCCGTACGGTGAACAGTAgaatattataataatatattattttaaaaaaatatataaaaaatattattttttaatattattttttattatgtAAATGTTTATTAACCAATTTCATAATATTTTTAACCAACTTTATAACTTGTATTAACCAATTTTGATGGCtattcaaaattatttttaatgtCTGGACGTTCATTAACCAACTTCGACACTTCATTAACCAATTTTTTACATTTAATTAACCAACTTTTTTCACTATTTTAAGTCACTGTTCATAGACACTGTTCACGCGTACTGTTCATGTACTGTTCACGCACTGTTCAAAAATACtgttcataaaaatattattttatttttaaaatacacTGTTCACCGTATAAATACGGTGAACAGTGTATATGGTGTAAGTATTTGGTGTAAGAAGTGGTGTAGGAATAGCAAAGCTGTACTTTAATTATCATAAATCAATCCAATAAAATTTTGTACTCTTATCTTTTTGAAAGATTCATTAGTCTTTTATCATTATTAAAAATGATTTCATTTTTAAGTTTATTGAATAACTAAAATTTTAGTTTATATTTGAACTAAATACATTTCTTATTTAATGAATATGAATATAGAATATTTGTTCATAATAGTAACAGAGATAGGGTCGGAGCCATAAATACTGAGTAGAGAAGCATTATATGTATAGATATATGTCattaaacaataataaaaacAATATTATTCTATATAAATAATTATACAATCATAAAAATGAAGATATTTGCAATgaatctttgtttttattttgataaaataGTTGTTTTAATCTTTGTGAGACGTTATCTctttaatccttttattttgaaACTAGAAATGCATCACTAATATCTTTTGTGAGTCATTAATACAATCAATTGATAAGGAAAAAAATATTAGATGACTAAAATAAttgtttattatttattaaatatGGAAAAGTTattcaattaattaaataatatttcaaagtatttatttattttttgagGTCTAATACTCTTTCGACATCTCTTTTAGAGAAACTAATTATGGTTGATTTTTCCTCTTCCTCTGAAGACGGTTTCTGTCTGACATGCATCACTGTCCAGCCATACCTTTTTTTGGATGAATTATTTTATCCTCTTTTTGTGAATCCTCCAGTAATGGTGTTCAATGTGTGGTGGGTCACCCGAATTTCGCGGGCCTCTTTCATGTTTTTCCCATTCTTTCGTATAGGATTTTTCGAGCTCGTATCTTCTCGCGGAGGACTTTTCTTTCCTGGATGTTCTCTAAGTTCTTTAACATAGGACACTAGCTGACCTCTCTGAATTAACATTTTGATTTCTTTTTTAGTTGATGATAATTCTCTGTGTGGTGCCCACGAAATCTATGGCATGTACACCATGCACTCTCATCTCTTCCCATTACAACGTAGACCCCTTTTGGACGCCCTAGTATGAGGAGTAATTTGAGACGATATACTTCTTTCAAGATGTCCTCTCGTATGTTATTCAATGGTGTGTACTCGGTCTGTTTGTCAAATGGGCGCCGGGATGGCCTCATCGTTGTCAGGTTCCTGGATCCAGTCCTAAAATACTCCTTCTTATGCCCGACCTCTTCTTCCTTAGCTCGTATTTTTTATTTGGCATCTCGAGATCTATTTTCCATGTTACTTTCCTCCTCTTTAATGTAGCATTTCACTTTGGTGATAACGTCATCCATGCTTGATACTGACTTTTATGTTAATGATTCGTTGAATTGTCTGACTTTGAGGCCATGTTGAAATGTCCCTACGAACATTTTCTGATTCAGATGAGACAATTTAATTGTTTCTTTATTGAACTTTTCCAAATACTCTCTGAGAGATTCCAAGTGTCCTTACCGGATGTTAAATAAACTGATAGTCGACACCTTTCTATGTTTGCTTGCTAAAAAGTGTTGTACCATCTTTTTAGTTAAGTCGCGATAGCTAACGATCAAGAGTCGAGGTAAGCACATATACcatctcaaaactcatttttTAAAGGTACTAACCATGAGTTTACACTCAAGAGAGTCAGAAGTCCCTACTATTTCCATCTGATTATTGATCACAATAGTATGCTTCAGTGGGTCGGTTTTACCATCAAAAGATACCAGCGATGGTGGTTTGAAGTTCTCCAGGACTAGATCATCCTAGATAGCCTCAGACAAAGATTCAGAATCTAGAGGCTCATCCTTTGTGTCCCCATCATGTTGACTTTGTGTTTGCAAAATATGAACACTAACTTGCAAGGTTTTATTTTGTTGATGGATAGCCTCCACCACTGCAAGCAATTGAGTTATATCTGGTGGCGGAGGTGGATCACTTCGGCTAGAAGATGATCCAGACATCTCACTACTGGCTATTAGTGATTTTGGTGATGGTTTTTTCTGTGGCATGGACAAGTTTTACTGAGGCCCCACGGTGGGCGCCAAATGTTCTTACTAAAAAACACTTAAAGGTCCGTTATTCGTCGGGGAGAGGCATAAATGATTAAGTTTATGTGTCTGTTTATGTATTTTCTCAAGTGATTCTTCCTTATCCCTTTCATCCAAGGAATCTCCTATTTATATGACTCGACTCATTCATCATCCAGTAATTATTTCCTCCTCATGTCCCTCATAAAGACAACCTCAAGTAACGTATGTCACCCTTATAATTGTCAGGTAACGTCTTTACAATCAATATCTATAACTCTTATGTCATCATGGAACATTCTGTAACCGTCTTTTGTGACTCTTCACATGATATCCTATCATTGACATCAGATCCGACTTATATGTATGAGGTCGGCTCCGACGTACTTGT includes these proteins:
- the LOC127117792 gene encoding UDP-glucose flavonoid 3-O-glucosyltransferase 6 — its product is MKKAQVVFIPSSGLSHLVSTLEFAKLLINRDNRLRITVLVMKFPNTSEADACIDSLPISDSLRIINLPETSLPANTDRRSAMNALLEAQKPHVKQAVSNLTAEEQQHGPLAAFVVDMFCTTMIDVAKEFSVPALIFFTSGVASLGLMLHLHTLFERDNFDSTQLLQMNELAVPSFANSVPINSFPSFMIEKEWESFFKSYVEGLKKPDGIIVNSFEELESHAVRSFFSHPDLAALPIYPVGPLLNPEPKTKNTGDSDDIIKWLDNQPLSSVVFLCFGTRGFFYADQIQEIAHAIENSGVRFLWSLRKPSPNGIMSLPSDYPLSDLVSLLPEGFLDRTSEIGKVIGWAPQTQILAHPATGGFVSHCGWNSTLESIYFGVPIAAWPLYAEQQVNAFELVCELKLGVEIALDYRVQFNGEHNYVVTAEKIERGIKSVLSEDGELRKKVKEMSEKSRKTLSERGFSYTYLGSLVDYIMNQVRD